DNA from Branchiostoma lanceolatum isolate klBraLanc5 chromosome 6, klBraLanc5.hap2, whole genome shotgun sequence:
CACTAGCACGCGCTGTTCCAACTGGTGGCACACCTCCCCCAACAGACGTGCCTCTCTGACGTCATGGGATTCGGACGACCTTCGCGCTCTTCCATCCATCTCCTGTCCTCCCCCCGCAAAACTGCCCCTCTCAGAAAAGCTCCCTCCGAGACCGGAGTCGTTGACCTTGGATTGAGTTGAATCCTTAGTCTCAAACTGGACTGCAGTACCAGAATGTTCCGCATGGGGGCGCGGGATGTACAGCTTGGGTGCTGAAGCGCCTTCCACTGAGCCTGTCGCGGGAAGTGGCAGCGGTCCTCGCCTCCGCATGTCGCGCCACAGGCACTGGTGGTCGCGGACCGTCGAGTCCAGGTCGATCAGGGTCCGCTCCAGGTGGTGCAGAACCCGCTTGATCTCCCGCACCGAGCTCTCCAGCCAGACGGGGTCGGGGCCTGACGCCTCCTGTGCCCGACGACGTCTGCCGGTGTCTCTCGATGATCGCACCGAGCTCTCCTGCCAAGTGGGGTCGGGGCCTGACGCCTTCGATGCCCGACGGCGTGACGCTGTATCTCTCGATGATCGCACCGAGCTCTCATCCAAGACTGGGTCGGGGCCTGGGGCCTCCCGTGCCCGACGACGTGTGCTTGCGTCTCGCGGTGGTCGGAGGGAGGACAGCTCCTTCAGACACCTGCCCAGTCTCCGTCCCGACACCGAGGCGCCGCCGCTGTCGTCCTCGGAGCAGAGCTGCGACAGGTCCGAGAGGGACTGGCACTCGTCCGCGGACAGGAGGCCCTGGTGCCACGCGATGACCAGGCTGATGAGGGATATCTGTAGGAGAAAATGGTATTTCTGATTCATCGATGAAAgactatctgaaacgtctgaccccTTGGAGAATCTGTCCAGTTCACATATGTATGGAGATGTCCCGATCCCGtcttagctggtgtgttacgcctaatggcggttgtaccggctatatagatacagatatttatttttgtaaataCATAGCGTGTTAATGTTGTAAATGCAAAATCATAGTCAACTATATTACAAAGGTTTAGCATATTGATCTAAGTTGAAGTCAGGCTCTTGAAGTGTGTGAGGTTAGAAATCGTGTAGCAGAAAAGAAGAAGTTATTCATAACTGACCTGTTTGAGCTCCGCGTTGCACTTGAAAAGTTTCAGCTGATTCCGGAGAAGGTCGTTCTCGTTAAACATCCGTTCGTTCAACTTCGTCAGCCTTCGGAGGATTTCGGAGTCGTCCGCCGATCCCGACGACTCGGCGCCTCTCCGGCCCGAACCTCGCGTCACGGTTGCCTTGTGCCCGACCCCGCCTAGCAATGATGACGACTCCCGCGCTGAAGTCCTCGAAGTTGATCTTGAAGATCCCAAAGCTTCGGCCGAGCCTTCGTAACTCCTACGGGGACTCAGGACTGGGGTGACTCCGACACTTGGTCCGTGGACGCTCGGTCGACTTGAAGCAGCGCTTTCGCGTGAAGGTTCTGAAAACAACTTAGTAGCCGACGCAGGCAAACTGTCGTTGTTTAGAGTCGTGTCCATATCACTGGCTTTTCTCTGGGAGGTCAGCTCGGATGGCCCAGACGAAACCCGTGCCAGGGCAGCCGTACTGTCGGGCGGTTGGTGAGAAGACTGTGGCTGTAAGGATGGCATCGACGGGGATTCCCTCGCGAAGGAGTCTCGGCTACGTTCCAACGAGCGTGCGAAAAGCATGGAAGACGTCGGAGTAGATTCCCTCGTTAAGACGTCTCCCTTTTCTTGAGACTTCTGGGGAGTCAGCAGACCGGAGGATGAAGATGTGAGGTAGCCTCTCGGTAGGGAATCCCAAGGTTCAAGGTCGTCGGTACAGAGAGTTGAGGGGTAGCGGGCGGACAGCGTGCTGCTGTCCTGGCGTAGTTGACCTTGGTCGGACATGATGCTGCTGTCCCGGCGGAGTTGACCTTGGTTAGACAGGGTGCTGCTGTCCCGGCGTAGTTGACCTTGGTCAGACAGGGCACTGCTGTCCCGGCGTAGTTGACCTTGATCGGACAGGGCGCTGCTGTCCCGGCGTAGTTGACCTTGGTAGGGCAGGGTGCTGCTGTCCCGACGGAGTTGACCTTGGTCGGATAGGGTGCTGCTGTCCCGACGGAGCTGACCTTGGTCGGACAGGGTGCTGCTGTCCCGACGGAGTTGACCTTGGTCGGACATGGTGCTGCTGTCCCGACGGAGTTGACCTTGGTCGGACAGGGTGCTGCTGTCCCGACGGA
Protein-coding regions in this window:
- the LOC136436099 gene encoding uncharacterized protein isoform X1, which gives rise to MASPLGPDSSLSTISPEGTPDVTPSASRQSSRLTDIGEESVSRRPSKVMFTSTPKSERSRGASIDQLRRDSSTLSDQGQLRRDSSTLSDQGQLRRDSSTLSDQGQLRRDSSTMSDQGQLRRDSSTLSDQGQLRRDSSTLSDQGQLRRDSSTLSDQGQLRRDSSTLSDQGQLRRDSSTLSDQGQLRRDSSTMSDQGQLRRDSSTLSDQGQLRRDSSTLSDQGQLRRDSSTLPYQGQLRRDSSALSDQGQLRRDSSALSDQGQLRRDSSTLSNQGQLRRDSSIMSDQGQLRQDSSTLSARYPSTLCTDDLEPWDSLPRGYLTSSSSGLLTPQKSQEKGDVLTRESTPTSSMLFARSLERSRDSFARESPSMPSLQPQSSHQPPDSTAALARVSSGPSELTSQRKASDMDTTLNNDSLPASATKLFSEPSRESAASSRPSVHGPSVGVTPVLSPRRSYEGSAEALGSSRSTSRTSARESSSLLGGVGHKATVTRGSGRRGAESSGSADDSEILRRLTKLNERMFNENDLLRNQLKLFKCNAELKQISLISLVIAWHQGLLSADECQSLSDLSQLCSEDDSGGASVSGRRLGRCLKELSSLRPPRDASTRRRAREAPGPDPVLDESSVRSSRDTASRRRASKASGPDPTWQESSVRSSRDTGRRRRAQEASGPDPVWLESSVREIKRVLHHLERTLIDLDSTVRDHQCLWRDMRRRGPLPLPATGSVEGASAPKLYIPRPHAEHSGTAVQFETKDSTQSKVNDSGLGGSFSERGSFAGGGQEMDGRARRSSESHDVREARLLGEVCHQLEQRVLVSVFPRQKVDPASFSLRTIGDLVRLERDPDEKEFLTRKLGRVTATLRLYGFDFQRHPFFMTDVMLRFGKFPTDWDKYSFVHQKGYQDPELLREAVGRLVPDPFRYDMLVVLDCLLALAREDGCSIFLW
- the LOC136436099 gene encoding uncharacterized protein isoform X2, whose translation is MASPLGPDSSLSTISPEGTPDVTPSASRQSSRLTDIGEESVSRRPSKVMFTSTPKSERSRGASIDQLRRDSSTLSDQGQLRRDSSTLSDQGQLRRDSSTLSDQGQLRRDSSTMSDQGQLRRDSSTLSDQGQLRRDSSTLSDQGQLRRDSSTLSDQGQLRRDSSTLSDQGQLRRDSSTLSDQGQLRRDSSTMSDQGQLRRDSSTLSDQGQLRRDSSTLSDQGQLRRDSSTLPYQGQLRRDSSALSDQGQLRRDSSALSDQGQLRRDSSTLSNQGQLRRDSSIMSDQGQLRQDSSTLSARYPSTLCTDDLEPWDSLPRGYLTSSSSGLLTPQKSQEKGDVLTRESTPTSSMLFARSLERSRDSFARESPSMPSLQPQSSHQPPDSTAALARVSSGPSELTSQRKASDMDTTLNNDSLPASATKLFSEPSRESAASSRPSVHGPSVGVTPVLSPRRSYEGSAEALGSSRSTSRTSARESSSLLGGVGHKATVTRGSGRRGAESSGSADDSEILRRLTKLNERMFNENDLLRNQLKLFKCNAELKQISLISLVIAWHQGLLSADECQSLSDLSQLCSEDDSGGASVSGRRLGRCLKELSSLRPPRDASTRRRAREAPGPDPVLDESSVRSSRDTASRRRASKASGPDPTWQESSVRSSRDTGRRRRAQEASGPDPVWLESSVREIKRVLHHLERTLIDLDSTVRDHQCLWRDMRRRGPLPLPATGSVEGASAPKLYIPRPHAEHSGTAVQFETKDSTQSKVNDSGLGGSFSERGSFAGGGQEMDGRARRSSESHDVREARLLGEVCHQLEQRVLVSVFPRQKVDPASFSLRTIGDLVRLERDPDEKEFLTRKLGRVTATLRLYGFDFQRHPFFMTDVMLRFGKFPTDWDKYSFVHQKGYQDPELLREAVDRLAPDPFRLP